Genomic segment of Primulina huaijiensis isolate GDHJ02 unplaced genomic scaffold, ASM1229523v2 scaffold207770, whole genome shotgun sequence:
GATATCCTCTTTTCTAGCTCGTTTTTGCAGCTATTAGCAGCTTTCAAGAAAATGGCAGTCCTCAAGAGACAGCACAAGAAATTTAAGGGGAATGCAGATTTATCCGAGGGCAAGATGGCGACTATAGATTCAAGGAGTTCCCGTTGGCAGGTTTTAGTATCAGAGTCTCCAGGATCGGATGATTTCACACCATTGCCAGAGTGGTCACGAACAAGATCGCTAAGTGATCTCTCAGCATACGTGATTATAGCACAGGCTAAAGTAAGTCCCTTCGCTCCTCTAGACTTCATTGATGCTATGATCTTTTGAAAGAAACTTATGTCTAGAATTGTTAGCTCCTCGGTCCACCAGTTTGGGGGCGAACGGCTAGGAAAATTTGCCTCAACGCAAGCCTATCAGACAAAAAATCAGACCATATTTTAGTCAACTAGCATACCGGATCTAATAACTTTACAAACAAACTTTCCCCGAGCAGATCAAGCAACCTCCTATTATTTGATCATACATGTcataaaatcaaatttgtaaCACGCataattttctataaaataCCTTGGCACTGGCGATTTCAACACATCTTTGAACAATTTTGAGGTCCTCAGCCATAGGTAGAAGATTTTGACAGGATTTTAATACCACAAGAGCACCAGACAAGCTCGTTAGCGCCACTTGGGACAAGAAATCCTCAGTCCGGCCAGCAAGATTACCGTCACAATACTTATCCGTCATTTGAAGATATTCAGCTGCACATCGCAAGGCTGCCACGTTGTGCACGGTGATCTCAAAGTTCACACCGTAGCAAAATTTCGCTGTTTTCTCGAATATTTCAGGTCCCCCCGGTATGTCAGAGAGGTTTATTCTTGTTAGATCTGCTTCTTTAGATTCGATAATCAGCTTCCTTATGTGATTGCTCTTAGCTACAAGCATGAACTGCCACAGCCGAAAAACTATATTAATTTCATCATGCTCACATTTGGAAGCCAGATTTTGTTTGTTAAAAACCATTTTTTCCCAAGCATAGGCTCAGAAGTAGATTTATACACCACCCAAAACAAAATTATTGATACATTAATGGGATCACATTCGTAGAGATTCATATATATGATCTCCAAGCGAACTTAATAGAATATCATATGCATATTCGAAACCGTGACCTCTGCTCTGACATACTTACAATTGAAAGCCATTTTTGCTAAAAATCGAGCAGtagtttcatattttaaaagaacTCGATAtcgttttcaaaattttcatctcGAATGGATATCCTAGAATATCCATAAAAAGTCTTGTTCTTGAAAAGTGACTTAAAGATCTGAAACTGATAGTTTCCATTTCATTACAGAATCTGGGTTGTCTCAAGAACATTGAATGATTCCATAAAGCTACCACTTCAGCTAACAAATTCATGATATTGCAAATACAAATAAATCCGTCGCTTAACTTTTTATGCGATATCATACACTAAAAGAAGCAAAACTTTaacttgtatatatattaaactACGAGATCGAAGATCTTTCATACAAAGAAAGTTTCCAAGAAACAGAAGCCATTACAGAtcataaaatgacaaaaaaaaaacttgtaaaaAATAACGAAATTTTCGTACCTTGTGAAGAGAAAGTTTGGCTTCCCCAACCTCAACAACTACATCTGTAGGGATTTCTTGAGATAACACCCTTTATTcagaagagaaaagaaaaataagaacAACAGCAGAAGTACCCAAAAGAACACACTACACAAAAGAATCCTAAAAGTTTCGAATAAGAAATCTTTGTATATGTATAATTACCACTGCCCAGTTCTCTCCATAGCAAGCGAAACTCTGCTATTGCTTTTGATGGGAGTAGCCATGTATGGGAAACTCAAGAATTTCGGATGATTAAAAGAGCTTACTGTTATATAtaaagaaattaattttatctcCAACTATCGTTTTCCAGCAATCACACCCCAATTTGGCCATTTATATATAAAGCTTTTTGGCTTCTTTGGGAACAGCTTTTGATAATTGTAGCGGCCTTGCTGGTGAATATACAGGCTTGAATCCGTAACTTTTTACGTAGTTTTCGAGTGATAAAAGATTCCAATCACTGTTGTACCCTCGCACCTTGTGATatgttttttcaattattttttgtgattttaataAACTTTATTTTTGATGTTTTGTCATAATAAACTtcgtttttttattaattacaaaaaactttattttaaatttataatcttccaattatttattttagatgGATTTTCAGATTTCGAGTTTTGCAAACATCTATTTCGTTGCATGCCATGTCCTCACATTATTAATTCCACGCAATTAtgcaataaaaaatttatttcgatgaaaatattttctataaatattaACAATTTTAAGTAGAGGTTTTCATTTGCGTATCATCATATTAAAATTTCGATTTATATATTTGATAGCTCTATTATTTTGCAATATGATGTGAatttgacatattttcgtaTAGTCATGCAGCGTGGTATCCATCCAATCAACGtacatttatataatatatatatatttgactgAAGAATTTTTTAACTGAAATTTTTGTCAATCACCTattaaattttcagaaaaaaatcTTCAATATTAAGTTTCTTGTGAGATAATCTAATAGATTTATATCTATTTGATGGATCAATCCAATTCATATTTGAAgttaaaattaatacttttgacatatattattatttttgacataaaaacaatatttttatgagTCGTACTGAATCGATAAGAGATATGTGTCACAAAACTGACGCTTAAAACGATGTGATAAGAGTTTTTTTATGGTTCCAAAATCCTTGCATAAAGTTCTAGGTAAATGACATCGTTTTTTC
This window contains:
- the LOC140966713 gene encoding root phototropism protein 2-like, yielding MATPIKSNSRVSLAMERTGQWVLSQEIPTDVVVEVGEAKLSLHKFMLVAKSNHIRKLIIESKEADLTRINLSDIPGGPEIFEKTAKFCYGVNFEITVHNVAALRCAAEYLQMTDKYCDGNLAGRTEDFLSQVALTSLSGALVVLKSCQNLLPMAEDLKIVQRCVEIASAKACVEANFPSRSPPNWWTEELTILDISFFQKIIASMKSRGAKGLTLACAIITYAERSLSDLVRDHSGNGVKSSDPGDSDTKTCQRELLESIVAILPSDKSAFPLNFLCCLLRTAIFLKAANSCKNELEKR